Within the Pseudorasbora parva isolate DD20220531a chromosome 20, ASM2467924v1, whole genome shotgun sequence genome, the region ACGCAGTGTTTTTGACGGGTGTGGATAAGGACACAATTCGATTTCAAGAAGCTCCCTGGTCGAAACAATCAATTTGATCCTGTCCTTGAATTGTTCTGGATTCGAAATCGAGGAGAGTGTGTGTCTTCCTCATCCAAACCCCTCAACAACACCCACAGCCTGGCCAGTTCGCCACCCACCAGGGTTCCTCCACCTGCCCCTCCAGTGGACCGTCTGATGAGGTCCTGCCAGCCAAGAGGTCAAGGAGGCAAAGGAGGGCCCCGCAGAAAGGCCGTGCCTCCAATCCTGATGGCTGCCACCACACCTGAGCCAGAGGAGGGCTGGCTTACTGATTTCTGGGCTGAACTGCTCACAGCCCTTCAAGAGCCCGCTCCAGGCACTCGCGAGCCCGCTCCCGGCTTCCAAGAGCCGCCCTCAGGCACCCACGAGGCTGCTCTTGCCCACAAGCCCACCCCAGCCAACCATCTCTGCAACCCCCtaaattcacaaaacattttttgggggggggctATAGGGCTGTGGGTGGGGCACATGTGGGTGGGGCCCCAGCTCCGCCCAAGGCACCAGCTCCACCCAAGGCTCCTGCTCAACCCAGGACTCCAGATCTGCACCAAGGGTTACCCATGGCTGCCCTTAGCTACCGACCCACCATGGCCGCCCCAGGCACCTGATCCGCCAGGACAGCCGGAAGTCCTAGTCCCGCCCTGAAGACCTCCATACCCGTCTGCACCTCCCCCGCTTTGTCTGCATCATCAGCAACTGTAACATACATAGGCTGACAAGccagtttggtctggaaactcaacattgacagggctcaatccaaggggcgggataaacggttgtctttcaaactccctctgcacgcagtTGGATAGAGCTATATTAGATTTTATGGGATTTTATAAGCTGCTGACCcaaaaaatgaacatttaaagacataaaagtgcatacatgcaatagagacagagcgGGACATGCTATAGcctattacactgagaactaaccccactggaggggaaagtaatcagcgtcaggaaaaataatatataaaactgacatttgtaTATTTGATAACATGTTTAGTGCACACGTAGgcatactgagtgtcaggatcccaaaatgtatccattcttcctgctgaagcttcacatcttattgcctgtatccacttttgtctccttGGCTTAAACGCACGTTTTTTGGTGTCGACAGCACATAAAAActtagttatgttttttttagctTCTTTGCTGTAGCCTACACCTTGTCACATCAGCTTTTAgatattgttctgttttttgttataaatcCGAAATGACAAGGTGGCAGcctcacgcaatacaaagtcaacGGACAGCGTTGGATTGTctcttcctcttttttttttttcatttagatGTAGAAAGGCACTGTTTACCAACAAATGTCTTGCACAGATCCACTGAGTGACTAAAGGATGAAAAAGAAAATCCTTTATGAAGCATAAGAACTCCTTGTGGCACTGCATCAGCCACAACTGCAAACTTTTTTGGAGTAACAGGAATTCCATACTTTACCAAGAACTCAGAATAATTACAGATTGAAccattttgattaaaataataaaacatttaaaccaGCTATCAAAGAAAATAGATTTATGTTTATACAGGTCCTTATTATTCCAAATGATATATGAGTGAGGTGTAAAATTGTGTTTAAAAATGAGGGACCATGCTACTAATATTTCCCTATAGAAAAGAGATCATTTGATAGGGATTTTCATTATGTTATAATTACAGGTTAATAAGAATTTTAAACCACCTAGTTTGGAGAAAATAACATTAGGGATCAGATTCCAGATAGAGGAGGGCTTTTTAATAAAATTCTTTTTccaatttattttaaaggtgttGTTTAAAGTGGTAAAATCAAGAAAGTTTAAACCCCCCTTCTTAATGGTGTTCATAAGTACTGATTTACGAACtaaaattagttttattcttCCAAACAAAGTTGAGGagcattgtattatttttttagaatgGCAGTGTCAACACTCAAAGAAAGAGCAGTGTGTGTCAACCTGGACAAGCCCTCAGCTTTGGCTAGTAAAATGATGCCCTTTAAGGCATATCTCATCGAAGCCACATATAAAGTTTCTTCTGTGTACTTTCAATTATTGGATTAAAATTTAATTCTAATTCTTTTTAATTCATTCTTTGTTATAATAACACCTAAATATGAAACCTGATCTTTAATTTGAATATTACAAATTTCTGACAAATTGCACTCGTTGATGGACATCAATTCACATTTGGAAAGGTTCAAAAATAAACCTGATGTTTTGGAGAATTGCTGAATATATATACTCTAGTGCTAACTGAATTTGGTTTGCATCATGCAAAAAAAGTGTGGTATCATCAGCCCATTGACTGATGAGTATCTGTATGTCAGCAATAGTGATGCCACGAAGACCACTATTGgaagaagaaagaagaaaatatCTGGGACTAGTAAACTAGCAAACTATTAAACACAAATAAGGGTTGGACATCCCTTTCTGATACCACGTGACAAGTTAAACCTCTGagaatatttaatttgattgtacTATTACCATTGTAATAGAGAGTATGGCCTTACAAAAATATTCACCAAGACCAAATTTTTTGCACTATTTGCATGTTCCACTGAATCAAAAGCCTTATAAAAATCCAGGAAAagaatataattattatgttcCACAAAAGCGGcataatcaaaacaaaacaacttttGATTTCTCAAGATCACGAGAAAATGGTGTTGTTATCAcgagaaaacaacttttgttatcTTTAGATCACAAGAAAATTAACTTGTGAACACAAaataacaagacaaaaaaatatatatttatattatcaaTGGCCGTTCAGGGCGtaggaaggagtatttttgacacagaagtACTCTATCAAGTGAGGAGTATCATACTTTCACCTTCACCATCCcccaaccccccacccccctttAACACTTGAATTCATGTTTTCTTTCACATCACACTTTTGTTGTAAACCACACCTTGTagcaaaaaagagaaaaaattaTTTCCTCTGCCTAATTCATCTCTTCATTAACTGACACTCAATCctgtgaagaaacaaacacaacaaaaacaaactagAAATCTTAAAGTTAGCCTAATCATAAACTGATAATTTTCGTAATTACTGAACAAACAGACATTTATGAACTCACTGTAAGAGTCCAGAAGATCAGTAAACTGAAAAAACACTTCTGGAGAAACATCTAAAGAGGAATAAGAAGAGTTAAAGACTTGACAGTGATGAGAAAAAATTGTAATTTCTTTTCTAAATGCAGAAGTTATGTAATGTGATGTCTGTCGATGATCTGAGACTGTGAGAAACTGTGCTGTGTGAATTAATAAACTGACTGACAGTTCCTGTATCGCCATCAAAATACATTCTGTTCACAGACAgaaccacataaaaaagaaaataggaACCATCCTTGTGCTACTGGAAGATCATATCAATCATTTAGTAAAATTATTATATGGGATTTGAACTTTAACACATATGCCTGCGTTGAGAAATATCAGATGAGAAAATGCAGCACTGTGCTGTGATATTTCTTCATAAATCAACTTTGAAAAAGAATTTTGACTacttaaaagcatttatttatgttaTCATCTTTAATAACAGAAAGCAAAGGCctgaataatgaaaaaaaaaaacactgcagtAGACTATCCAAAACTAGAGGAACACACAGACAATAacttacactttacaataaggcttAATTTGTTAACTATATAGTGAACAAGTTAACAATATAGTCGAtggtaatttcaacatttactgaAACATTGTAGTCCAAAGTTGCATTTGTCAACATTTTTAATGCACTTTAAACTAACATGAAAAAACAATGAAGAAATATTCagattaacattaataaatgttttaaaaaatatatattgctcattgttagtttatgttagcTAATGTATAATCTAATGGTAACAAatgggaccttattgtaaagtgtaacaaAAACGTATTTTTGGAAAGCCATGTTTAAAATGGAAAATCTATAAAAATTCTGAaagatttattaatttatttattcagacTGTCAATATAATAGTCCACAAAAACACATATTAAATAGtaacttaaaataataatgcatgcacacatttttttttaattttgcctTTCTTAattagtatgtgtgtgtgtatatatatatataaaacaaaatgaaGTTAAACCAAAACATAACATGTTATGATGAGGATGTTAAACATTACCGGATAGTATATGGTGACAGAAGTATCATATTTCTTTataaaaagagtacatacttttacaGTACACAGCATCTATCAAATCTACAAGTTCTTAGCAAGCAAATTACAAATGTGCATGAATGGAGAAAAAAGTTAAACAGCTAAACAGAATTCATTAAAATATGACAACAACAAAGAATTCATATTTTGTTGCCACTGAGGATTGGTCTTTGTGCTTTTGTAATGTATCAGACATAGCATCCACGTGAAATGAGTTTCTTTGGGGTAGGGACCTGCTTAATTCAACAAAAGAGATGTGTATTTGTTGTTTATTGTGTGTCTCCTCTCTTAATATTCAAAGTCTCATATTCAGAGGGTGGAGCAGAAAGCTGAAGAGAAGCATATGTGTCTGCGGCCTCATTCTGAGcctgaaaacaaaaacactctcagaaacaccatcatcatcatcctacTATAATTAGGCCTTAAAACAAAGAAGACTCACCTTCAGCTGGATGGACAACCTGAAAGAAATTATATGTTACTAATATTTAGTCCATTATAAAATATCGTTTGATTGACTTACTTGAGGGAGTCATgcacttttttcttctttgatGGTGCACCAGTGACAGATCTGTGAGCTGTGGTATAGTGGTCTAATTTTATAGTAtgcatgattgtgtgtgtgtgtgtggggggggggggggggggtatattCTGATccgatatacatttttttacatgttAGCACTTGAACTACACATTAGTATTTCAGGTACACTTAAATGTACCTATTAGTACATTTTAGCTTTTGTACCTTAGTGTACTGCCCCAGGGACAGATTTTTCTGTTACAGTTAGAAGATCCGGTTGCAATAGAAATAGTCAGTGTTCTGTGACATTGTTAGTATACTCTGCATGCTGGCTGCTCCAGCCTGAAAAATAagcttttttaattgtatagCATAAGAAACCACATCTATGATACAGTTTGTCAGATTcatttcaaatatgaaatttaattGTAAGCTCGGTGAACAGTTTTAgagaatttgatgtttcccTATTTAAAGAGATAGCTGCTCGAGAGTCAGTTCAAAGAAGCCTGCCGAGTGAAAAGACTCGttttgaagggttagttcatccagaaataaaatgtatgtcattaatggctcaccctaatgttgttccacactagtaagacctccgttcatctttagaacacagtttaagatattttatatttagtcagagagcgtatctaagtgtatcccagagaagacaatgctgaataaagtcgtagtttttgttatttttggaccaaaatgtattttcgatgcttcaagagattccaattaactaactgattttgattatgtttttattccctttttggacatggacagtatagtgtgcatacacttggataggctctctgactaaatataaaatatcttaaactgtgttctgaagatgaacggaggtcttacgggtgtggaacgacattagggtgagtcattaatgacaaattttatttttcgggtgaactaaccctttaaagggactTTGGCCAAGGTTGAGCTGTTTCTGCTTTATATTTGTGTAACATTGGTTTTGTTATGGTTCACAGAACCAAGATAAGCTGTTGTTGTAATGTTAGTAACAGGACCATTTTAAGTAATTATTTCTCTGGAGATGGTGTGCTGCTGCAAAACTAACAACAAACTCTTTCTTGTCATTTGCTTATCCTCACATTTCTTTCGTGATTATTTCACACTGCACCAACAGATGGCAACACACactttatttgttgtttgtttggcaACTGAACATGCTGAATCACCGCATGTCGGGTTGTGGAATGTCTGAGAAGTGACGTACTGTAATCTGCCGTTTGTCCACGTTTGATGGTGCGGTGTGAATTGGAGTATAAAACTACACTATTGTGCGTTCATGCATTTTGGGGATGGAGCAGTGGAGGAAGGGTTGTGTTTGGtttgatttcaaatatcaacaaTTTTTCTTAGAATTTgtttactgcacctttaatattttgtaaaaatttAGATAGATTTCTCCAACCAAATGGCCAAATTCAAATTCAGGGCCGTAATACTTTTGTACCTACAATAATCATGGGAACTTAATTATCAATTATAAAAGTTCGGCAGTTGCATTCAAAATCCATTTGGCTTAAATTTCTGATAAGGCAAGTGCCTTTTGAATGGGCATGATGCTTATGGACTTACTGTCTAATTTTGTAGATCCCGAGTCCAACAGTCAGTGCGTACAGGACCAGAATCAGTGTTAATACGATCAGGAGGGAAACTGTTATCTGTTGATATtctaaaaatatacaatatGCCCATGGTCACAGTAGAAAGAGAGGAAAGAGAGAGTCCAAATTCTGTCCTTGTTAAAAAGTTACACTAAAAAATTAAGATTCTGcataaaatgtttgaaaataatCAAGGATGATTTACTGTTGTAGGCTACTTGAACAATTAtcacaattaaaacatttttttttttaaatatgttaaatttaaatttagttCAGAAGAGATGTTACCTGTACACAGCAAAGGAGAGAAAGGCAGTTGAAATGGTTTCCTTGCAGTGCCATGAGTGTTAGTGCCAACACACTCCAGagtggatgtgtgtgtgagtgactgatGTAGAGTGATGGAGCTCCTCAAGCCTGTGCTGTTCAATCGCTCTTCACTGATGAACGTGTTTGTAGAGTTAGTGACAGGACGTCCAGACAGACGCCACTCCAGTTCAGGAGAGGGATTCCCATCAACCTCACAGAAACACACAGTTACATCCTCACTGATACAGCTGGAGGACGGAGAGAATTTAGGGGCATCTGaacaagagaaagagagaatgaTGTGATATACAAGTATAGTGTCTTATGGAGGAGAACAGAACTGATGCCAGAAAATCCCTACACTGAACATGTAATGTGAAGCTGTCCTGTGCTGTTTTGTTCTTGTCCTGTAGCTGGTAGGTTATAGTGCAGGTGAAAGTGACTCTGTGGTGACGGTGAGTCGCAGTGAAGTTCAGATCAGAGATGAGCTCCTGTTGTCTGATCTCACTGAAGGGGATTCTGGGAGTGGAGCTCCATGTGAGAGTTGGTGGAGGAGAGGAGCAGAGAGACTCAGCAGAGCAGCGCAGACTCACAGAGCTCTCCTCCAACACCTCCTGTTCCTCAATCAGCTCCACTGTGGGTTTGGGCGGAGACTCTGAAAGACACAGATACAAGATTAAGTAAAGTgacaaacacatttaaaatattaatttaacacaTTCATTTATCAATAAAAGGCTCAAATCACTCACCAATGACATTTATAGTGGAGGAGTTAGCTACATAGCTGTATTTCAGACCTCTTACCACAATCCTGAAGTAATATTCACCATCGTGATCTGAACTAACATCATAAAATATAGTGGTGCAGTTCTTCTCATGTAGTGTTCCCGTTATTTCCCCTTTA harbors:
- the LOC137049106 gene encoding sialic acid-binding Ig-like lectin 6; its protein translation is MKMWTAEKIILLIFLLKGVCCRDFSISLPERIEALSGSCVIIKCTFEIMEEYDKDLTESAATGIWRKDGVRIYNQVFNSSDPNSHFKGEITGTLHEKNCTTIFYDVSSDHDGEYYFRIVVRGLKYSYVANSSTINVIESPPKPTVELIEEQEVLEESSVSLRCSAESLCSSPPPTLTWSSTPRIPFSEIRQQELISDLNFTATHRHHRVTFTCTITYQLQDKNKTAQDSFTLHVQYAPKFSPSSSCISEDVTVCFCEVDGNPSPELEWRLSGRPVTNSTNTFISEERLNSTGLRSSITLHQSLTHTSTLECVGTNTHGTARKPFQLPFSPLLCTES